In the Paenibacillus sp. FSL H7-0357 genome, one interval contains:
- the deoB gene encoding phosphopentomutase, which produces MSSFKRIGFIVLDSVGIGEAPDAESFGDKGSHTLGHILERVPGLKLPNLQKLGLANIAPLPPLEPVAAPAGYYGKMQEVSVGKDTMTGHWELMGLKIEVPFNTYFDGFPAELIEKFEAATGRKVIGNKPASGTEILVEYGEEQMKTGAWIVYTSADSVFQLAAHEDIIPLEELYSACKIARELTMAPEFSVGRVIARPYVGEPGNFVRTPNRHDYAVKPPEPTVMNALEDIGKDVIAVGKINDIFTGEGVTATYPTKSNEHGIEITIRELRKPFDGFLFTNLVDFDSLYGHRRDPEGYGHALEVFDQALPELLSTLGEDDLLIISADHGNDPIHSGTDHTREYVPLLIYSPRFKTPGNLGIRQTFSDVAATIADNFGAKAPQYGTSFLAELK; this is translated from the coding sequence ATGTCCTCATTTAAACGAATTGGATTTATCGTTCTTGATAGTGTTGGTATCGGCGAAGCGCCGGATGCGGAAAGTTTCGGTGATAAAGGGTCCCATACGCTGGGACATATTTTGGAGCGGGTGCCGGGTCTTAAGCTGCCTAATCTGCAAAAGCTTGGTCTCGCCAATATTGCACCGCTGCCGCCGCTGGAGCCTGTAGCAGCACCAGCCGGATATTACGGCAAAATGCAGGAGGTATCGGTAGGCAAGGATACAATGACCGGGCATTGGGAGCTGATGGGACTGAAGATTGAAGTTCCGTTCAACACCTATTTTGACGGATTCCCGGCAGAGCTGATTGAGAAGTTCGAAGCGGCAACCGGACGCAAAGTGATCGGCAATAAACCGGCTTCCGGTACGGAGATTCTGGTCGAATATGGCGAAGAGCAAATGAAGACCGGGGCCTGGATTGTGTACACTTCCGCCGATAGCGTATTCCAGCTTGCTGCTCATGAAGATATTATCCCGCTGGAAGAGCTGTACAGCGCCTGCAAAATCGCCCGCGAGCTGACGATGGCTCCCGAATTCTCAGTAGGCCGCGTAATCGCCCGCCCCTATGTCGGCGAACCGGGGAACTTTGTGCGTACTCCTAACCGCCATGACTATGCGGTCAAACCGCCGGAGCCGACGGTAATGAACGCGCTGGAGGATATCGGTAAAGACGTTATCGCTGTGGGCAAGATCAACGATATTTTCACAGGTGAAGGCGTAACAGCCACTTATCCGACAAAAAGCAATGAGCATGGCATCGAGATTACGATCCGAGAGCTGCGCAAGCCGTTTGACGGCTTCCTGTTCACGAATCTGGTAGATTTCGATTCCCTGTATGGCCACCGCCGCGATCCGGAAGGTTACGGACATGCTCTTGAGGTATTCGATCAGGCGCTTCCGGAACTGCTCTCTACACTCGGCGAAGATGATCTGCTCATTATCTCGGCAGACCACGGCAACGATCCGATCCATAGCGGAACTGATCATACACGCGAGTATGTGCCACTCTTGATTTATAGTCCAAGATTCAAGACTCCGGGCAACCTGGGCATCCGCCAGACGTTCTCAGATGTGGCAGCGACAATTGCCGACAACTTCGGGGCCAAAGCGCCGCAATATGGGACAAGCTTTTTGGCGGAACTCAAATAA
- the xerD gene encoding site-specific tyrosine recombinase XerD, translating into MKSHLQPFMQYLTVEKGLSSSTLESYGRDVSQFLEFAEGRGAVTPEEIRRSHIMQYLAELRTAGRATATVNRNTVSLRAFFHYLLKERLIVQDPTLDMEMIKPSKKPPMILSIEEIERLLAAPDDATPQGMRDKAMIELLYATGIRVTELITLNVEDVHTDLKFARCSGASGKERVVPIGAIAAECVAVYTSGMRDKLLRGNQEEPALFLNSLGGRLTRQGFWKIIKKYAREAQIEQDITPHTLRHSFAAHLLEGGADLRSVQQMLGHADISTTQIYSGIARKNMKEVYESHHPRAR; encoded by the coding sequence ATGAAGTCACACTTGCAGCCTTTTATGCAATATTTAACTGTAGAGAAAGGTTTATCTTCCAGCACGCTCGAGTCCTATGGACGCGATGTGTCGCAGTTTCTGGAGTTTGCCGAAGGCCGTGGTGCCGTTACACCGGAGGAGATTAGAAGATCGCATATTATGCAGTATCTCGCTGAGCTCCGCACCGCAGGGCGGGCCACCGCAACAGTGAACCGGAATACGGTGTCGCTGCGCGCGTTTTTTCACTATCTGCTGAAAGAAAGGCTGATCGTGCAGGACCCAACGCTGGATATGGAAATGATCAAACCGAGCAAAAAACCGCCGATGATCTTAAGTATTGAAGAAATCGAACGGCTGCTGGCGGCCCCTGATGATGCTACCCCCCAGGGGATGCGCGACAAGGCGATGATAGAGCTGCTGTACGCCACCGGCATCCGGGTTACAGAGCTGATTACCCTGAATGTCGAGGACGTGCATACGGACCTGAAGTTTGCCCGCTGCAGCGGGGCTTCCGGGAAGGAGCGGGTAGTGCCAATCGGCGCTATTGCAGCGGAGTGCGTGGCGGTATATACATCCGGTATGCGGGACAAGCTGCTGCGGGGAAATCAGGAGGAGCCTGCCCTGTTTCTGAACAGTCTGGGCGGACGGCTGACCCGTCAGGGCTTCTGGAAAATCATTAAAAAGTATGCGCGTGAAGCTCAGATTGAGCAGGATATCACTCCGCATACCCTTAGACATTCGTTCGCTGCTCATTTGCTGGAAGGCGGTGCGGATCTGCGTTCCGTGCAGCAGATGCTTGGTCATGCGGATATTTCCACAACGCAGATTTACAGCGGGATTGCCCGCAAAAATATGAAGGAAGTCTACGAAAGCCACCATCCCCGGGCGAGGTAA
- a CDS encoding DUF4227 family protein — protein MIISVPGTVRRLYFLTLLVALSCFLYYALSWLSGWISPIDHYEIPEGTAVRAFKDAPVSVDSLNAGERLRLYYWYGE, from the coding sequence ATGATTATTTCTGTGCCTGGAACGGTGCGCCGGCTGTATTTTTTGACCCTGCTTGTTGCATTGAGCTGTTTCTTGTATTACGCCCTGAGCTGGCTAAGCGGATGGATCAGTCCGATAGATCATTATGAAATCCCGGAAGGCACGGCAGTCCGGGCCTTTAAGGATGCCCCTGTCAGTGTGGACAGTCTGAATGCAGGGGAACGTCTGCGGCTATATTACTGGTATGGCGAGTGA
- the fur gene encoding ferric iron uptake transcriptional regulator, giving the protein MEARIDKIKQQLQSQGYKLTPQREATLRVLLENEDDHLSAEDVFMLVKEKAPEIGLATVYRTLELLSELHVVEKINFGDGVARYDLRTDTAKHHHHHLICVQCGTMDEIREDWLGPLEERLENDYNFTVLDHRLDFHGICHRCKDKNTTDGNTPE; this is encoded by the coding sequence ATGGAAGCCCGGATAGACAAGATAAAGCAACAGCTACAATCCCAAGGATATAAGCTTACACCCCAACGGGAAGCAACCTTAAGAGTGCTGCTGGAGAACGAAGACGATCATTTAAGTGCAGAAGATGTGTTTATGCTTGTGAAAGAAAAGGCTCCCGAGATCGGTCTCGCCACTGTATACCGGACCCTTGAACTGCTCAGCGAGCTTCATGTCGTGGAGAAGATTAATTTCGGAGACGGAGTTGCCCGTTATGACCTGCGGACAGATACGGCGAAACACCATCATCATCATTTAATCTGTGTGCAATGCGGCACAATGGATGAAATCCGTGAGGATTGGCTCGGACCGCTGGAAGAGCGGCTGGAGAACGATTATAATTTCACGGTGCTCGATCATAGACTTGATTTTCACGGGATTTGCCACCGCTGCAAGGACAAGAATACTACGGATGGCAATACGCCCGAATAG
- the spoIIM gene encoding stage II sporulation protein M: MRSLRLMMKEQTPLYIFVAVLFLVGVVFGALIVSALTLDQQQELGDYMGNFFVTVDQQGLPAAPDSYWSIAALNLKWVGLIWILGLSVIGLPGILILDFLKGVLIGFTVGCLVSQYSWHGMLFALVSVAPHNLVLIPVLLVCSAAAIAFSLLMIRSRVLGKRRTPVTRPFAMYTVLSLGMAVLVLGISGFEAWVTPVMMRWVTPMLVSIG, translated from the coding sequence ATGCGCAGTTTAAGGCTGATGATGAAGGAACAGACGCCTCTTTATATTTTTGTTGCCGTATTATTTCTCGTTGGTGTCGTTTTCGGGGCTCTGATTGTCAGTGCGTTAACGTTGGACCAGCAGCAGGAGCTGGGAGATTACATGGGGAATTTCTTCGTCACCGTTGATCAGCAGGGCCTGCCGGCTGCACCCGACTCTTACTGGAGTATCGCCGCGCTCAATCTGAAGTGGGTGGGACTCATTTGGATTCTTGGCTTGTCGGTCATTGGGCTTCCGGGTATTCTAATCCTGGATTTTCTCAAAGGCGTGCTTATCGGTTTTACCGTCGGTTGCCTCGTCAGTCAATATTCCTGGCACGGCATGCTGTTTGCCCTCGTCTCGGTTGCTCCGCACAATCTTGTGCTGATCCCGGTTCTGCTCGTATGCAGCGCAGCGGCTATTGCCTTCTCGCTGCTGATGATCCGCAGCCGGGTGCTGGGGAAGCGGCGTACGCCGGTGACAAGGCCTTTTGCAATGTACACGGTATTATCGCTTGGAATGGCCGTACTCGTCTTGGGCATTTCCGGTTTTGAGGCTTGGGTGACGCCGGTGATGATGAGATGGGTGACACCCATGCTCGTATCTATTGGTTGA
- a CDS encoding endonuclease Q family protein, with protein MALEEENKLHSFYCDLHVHIGRTTEGQAVKISGSKNLTFAGIAKEAAERKGIGLIGIIDSHSPGVQRDIRQSLESGEMTVADGGGIAYRGTTILLGSEIEIREPGRKECHVLAFIPDLETMADFSSWMSKHMRNVNLSSQRLYAPSRELQDEIYGRGGILIPAHIFTPHKGLYGCAAERMAELFDLERIAAVELGLSADSEMAGYISELDSYTFLTNSDAHSLGKIGREYNVIELAKPSFSELKLALKRKAGRRVSANFGLNPRLGKYHRTYCAGCGSIIDEAYATSERCPYCGSPKLVQGVFDRILSIADRRQPLVPDHRPPYHYQVPLEFIPGLGPAKMNALLAAFGTEMNILHGAGEAEIAAVAGTELAAQIVLARTGELALSAGGGGTYGKVMVNKK; from the coding sequence ATGGCACTAGAAGAGGAAAACAAGCTGCACAGCTTCTACTGTGACCTGCATGTTCATATCGGCCGCACTACGGAAGGACAAGCTGTCAAAATCAGCGGCAGCAAGAATCTCACCTTTGCCGGAATCGCCAAGGAGGCCGCAGAGCGCAAGGGGATCGGGCTAATCGGGATTATAGACAGCCACTCTCCCGGCGTGCAACGCGATATCCGCCAGTCGCTGGAATCCGGAGAGATGACAGTGGCAGACGGTGGAGGTATTGCTTACAGGGGCACCACCATCCTGCTGGGGTCAGAGATCGAAATCCGCGAGCCTGGCCGGAAGGAATGCCATGTGTTGGCCTTTATACCGGATCTGGAGACGATGGCGGATTTCAGCAGCTGGATGAGCAAGCATATGCGCAACGTAAATCTCAGTTCCCAGCGGCTGTATGCCCCATCCAGAGAACTGCAGGATGAGATTTACGGACGCGGGGGCATTCTAATTCCGGCGCATATTTTCACGCCGCATAAAGGTCTTTACGGCTGCGCTGCAGAACGTATGGCTGAGCTGTTTGACCTGGAGCGTATCGCAGCAGTTGAGCTTGGCCTTAGCGCGGATTCGGAGATGGCAGGATACATTTCTGAGCTGGACAGCTATACCTTCCTGACCAACTCTGACGCCCACTCCCTCGGCAAAATCGGCCGTGAATACAATGTCATCGAGCTGGCTAAGCCGTCCTTCAGCGAACTGAAGCTGGCACTGAAGCGTAAGGCAGGCCGTAGAGTCAGCGCTAATTTTGGACTGAACCCGCGCCTGGGCAAGTATCACCGCACCTATTGTGCCGGATGCGGCAGCATCATTGATGAAGCGTATGCCACTTCGGAACGTTGTCCTTATTGCGGCAGTCCCAAGCTGGTGCAAGGGGTGTTTGACCGGATTCTGTCCATTGCCGACCGCAGGCAGCCCCTCGTGCCGGACCATCGTCCGCCGTATCACTATCAGGTGCCGCTTGAGTTTATTCCGGGACTTGGCCCGGCCAAGATGAACGCGCTGCTGGCGGCTTTTGGAACGGAGATGAACATTCTGCATGGCGCCGGCGAGGCGGAGATTGCTGCAGTAGCGGGAACGGAGCTGGCTGCGCAGATTGTTCTTGCACGCACGGGGGAACTTGCACTGTCGGCAGGAGGCGGAGGGACGTACGGCAAAGTAATGGTGAACAAAAAGTAG
- a CDS encoding NUDIX hydrolase — protein sequence MKKDETHRNPALDEETLSTQPIFEGKIISLQVDTVKLPDGNTATREVVKHPGAVAVLALNQGKMLVVEQYRQPMHRTEVEIPAGKLDKGEDPLAAAGRELQEETGFHSGDLKLLKSFYTSPGFADEIIHLYVTDNAQAGDMALDEDEFLEVSELTLEEAYQYIADGRIADAKTMMAVYAWHLYTLTGQWH from the coding sequence ATGAAAAAAGATGAAACTCACCGCAATCCCGCACTGGATGAAGAGACGTTGTCTACACAGCCGATTTTTGAAGGCAAAATTATTTCCCTGCAGGTGGATACGGTTAAGCTGCCGGATGGCAATACCGCAACCCGCGAGGTCGTGAAGCATCCCGGAGCTGTAGCTGTGCTTGCCCTGAATCAGGGCAAGATGCTTGTAGTGGAGCAATACCGCCAGCCGATGCACCGCACCGAGGTGGAGATCCCCGCTGGTAAGCTGGATAAGGGCGAAGATCCCTTGGCCGCTGCCGGCCGGGAGCTTCAGGAGGAGACGGGCTTTCACAGCGGCGACCTTAAGCTGCTGAAATCCTTTTATACCTCGCCCGGATTCGCGGATGAAATTATTCATTTGTATGTGACAGACAACGCCCAGGCGGGAGATATGGCACTCGATGAGGACGAATTCCTGGAGGTCTCCGAGCTTACGCTGGAGGAAGCTTACCAGTACATTGCGGACGGCCGCATCGCCGACGCCAAAACGATGATGGCGGTGTATGCATGGCATCTCTATACGCTGACGGGCCAATGGCACTAG
- a CDS encoding M20/M25/M40 family metallo-hydrolase yields the protein MISQDRLIQEFMELVRIDSETRNERQIADVLKEKFSALGLTAIEDDSQERTGHGAGNLFVTWPADNGDAAPKLLFTCHMDTVVPGQNIKPTLGEDGWITSDGSTILGADDKAGLAALFEAIRVIQEQGVAHGQIQFVITAGEESGLLGARAMDPKLLDADMGFALDSNGEVGAIAVAAPSQAKVTMQIFGKSAHAGVNPEDGISAIQVASKAISAMKLGRIDNETTANIGKFAGGGPTNVVCDHVQLDAEARSIVQEKVDRQVASMREALETTVREHGAECEFRSEIIYPAFSFNEHDPVVVLADRAITSLGLKTRLFPSGGGSDANVFNGLKVPTVNLAIGYEHIHTTKERIKAEDIVKAAELVVAIVKESVKG from the coding sequence ATGATATCACAAGACCGATTGATTCAGGAATTTATGGAGCTTGTCCGTATTGACAGTGAAACAAGAAACGAACGGCAAATTGCCGATGTGCTAAAAGAAAAATTCAGCGCCTTGGGTCTTACTGCCATCGAGGACGATTCCCAGGAGCGCACTGGACATGGAGCGGGCAATCTGTTCGTTACCTGGCCTGCCGATAACGGAGATGCGGCTCCCAAGCTGCTGTTCACCTGCCATATGGATACAGTAGTTCCCGGACAGAACATCAAACCTACCCTTGGAGAAGACGGCTGGATTACGAGCGACGGCAGCACAATTCTCGGGGCGGATGACAAAGCGGGGTTAGCTGCTTTGTTCGAAGCGATCCGTGTCATTCAGGAACAGGGCGTTGCTCACGGTCAGATCCAGTTTGTCATTACAGCCGGTGAAGAATCCGGGCTGCTTGGCGCCCGGGCCATGGACCCCAAACTACTGGATGCTGATATGGGCTTTGCGCTGGATTCCAACGGCGAGGTTGGAGCGATTGCGGTTGCTGCGCCTTCCCAGGCTAAAGTAACAATGCAGATCTTCGGCAAATCCGCCCATGCCGGCGTGAATCCGGAAGATGGCATCAGCGCCATTCAGGTGGCAAGCAAAGCCATCTCGGCGATGAAGCTGGGGCGCATCGACAATGAGACTACGGCCAATATCGGCAAGTTCGCAGGCGGCGGACCAACGAATGTGGTCTGTGACCATGTGCAGCTGGATGCCGAAGCGCGCAGTATTGTGCAGGAGAAGGTAGACCGGCAAGTGGCTTCCATGCGCGAAGCATTGGAGACCACAGTGCGTGAGCATGGTGCAGAATGTGAATTCCGCAGTGAGATTATTTATCCGGCATTCAGCTTTAATGAGCATGATCCTGTTGTGGTGCTTGCGGACCGTGCCATAACCTCACTTGGTCTGAAGACACGCCTGTTCCCGTCCGGCGGCGGCAGCGACGCCAATGTGTTCAATGGTCTAAAGGTACCAACGGTAAATCTGGCCATCGGTTACGAGCATATCCATACCACCAAGGAACGGATCAAAGCCGAAGACATCGTCAAAGCGGCTGAGCTGGTTGTAGCCATCGTTAAGGAAAGTGTAAAAGGTTAA
- the prli42 gene encoding stressosome-associated protein Prli42: MQRQKWFRIFIYVMLIAMVGSTLLMVIEPFLAG, translated from the coding sequence ATGCAACGTCAAAAATGGTTCCGTATCTTCATTTATGTCATGCTGATCGCCATGGTCGGCTCTACCTTGCTGATGGTCATCGAGCCTTTCCTGGCCGGTTAA
- the lipB gene encoding lipoyl(octanoyl) transferase LipB, whose product MNNPQPGKLEISYHPLMEYGAAWELQKEHVQAIDAGTGLEQLILLQHPPTYTIGSQNHPEHLLLSGEQLKEQGIALFEIDRGGDITYHGPGQLVGYPLLKLGEDGRVDLHGYLRRLEAVIIDYLASCGIEGDRKPGYTGVWVGDQKICAIGVKFNRSKSRRGFITSHGFAFNISAGIGGRGFQGIIPCGIAEYGVTSLEECTGRPMDPEQVSEELIPYFLQHFPYKVINPVNP is encoded by the coding sequence ATGAATAACCCGCAACCTGGCAAGCTGGAAATTTCATATCACCCCCTGATGGAATATGGTGCGGCCTGGGAGCTGCAAAAGGAACATGTGCAGGCCATTGATGCCGGAACAGGCCTGGAACAGCTGATCCTTTTGCAGCATCCGCCCACCTATACCATCGGTTCTCAGAATCACCCGGAGCATCTTCTCCTCAGCGGTGAACAGCTCAAGGAGCAAGGGATTGCGCTGTTTGAAATCGACCGCGGGGGGGACATTACATATCACGGGCCGGGCCAGCTTGTCGGCTACCCGCTGCTGAAGCTTGGGGAGGACGGAAGGGTCGACCTGCATGGGTATCTCCGCCGGCTGGAGGCTGTAATTATCGATTATTTGGCTTCCTGCGGAATAGAGGGTGACCGCAAACCCGGGTATACCGGCGTTTGGGTTGGCGACCAGAAGATTTGTGCGATTGGCGTCAAGTTTAACAGAAGCAAATCACGCAGAGGCTTTATTACCAGCCACGGCTTCGCCTTCAACATCTCTGCGGGGATTGGCGGGCGCGGGTTTCAGGGAATTATTCCCTGCGGCATTGCGGAATATGGGGTAACTTCGCTGGAGGAATGCACCGGCCGGCCTATGGATCCTGAGCAGGTATCAGAGGAGCTGATTCCTTATTTCCTGCAGCACTTTCCGTATAAGGTGATCAACCCGGTGAATCCGTAG
- a CDS encoding dihydrolipoamide acetyltransferase family protein: MSDNTKLIDVILPQLAESLVSATIGKWLKQPGDQVDQYEPICDLITDKVNAELPSTVEGTLVELLAEEGQTVNVGEVIARIAVAVAAPAAPTVPAAPSAGAGQVSTAPQAPAAARPPVPAAGGSADAPMRSRYSPAVQTLAAEHGINLAAVPGTGMGGRITRKDVLTFLESGGAAAVHASNGAASAAGHQAQEAAQQLVLQAVQTEVQEPVRHSGLHLSESPRIPTIEVEGGRGSSSEFLIDVTPIRNTIATRMRQSVSEIPHAWTMIEVDVTNLVVLRNKLKDEFKRKEGINLTYLAFMMKAVVSAIKDYPIMNSVWAVDKIIVKRDINITLAVGTEDSVMTPVIKKADQKNIAGLAREIDELAQKTRDGKLRLEDMQGGTFTVNNTGSFGSILSYPIINYPQAAILTFESIVKKPVVINDMIAVRSMANICLSLDHRILDGVICGRFLQRVKDNLESYTPDTKLY; encoded by the coding sequence ATGTCTGACAATACAAAGCTGATCGACGTGATTCTGCCGCAGCTGGCTGAGTCGCTGGTATCGGCGACGATCGGCAAATGGCTGAAGCAGCCGGGCGATCAAGTGGATCAATATGAGCCCATCTGCGATTTGATTACAGATAAAGTCAATGCAGAGCTGCCTTCCACCGTGGAAGGAACACTGGTGGAGCTGCTCGCGGAAGAGGGCCAGACCGTCAACGTTGGCGAAGTTATCGCCCGTATTGCTGTAGCTGTGGCTGCTCCCGCAGCTCCAACGGTTCCGGCAGCTCCATCCGCCGGAGCTGGCCAGGTGAGTACTGCTCCGCAGGCGCCTGCAGCCGCCAGACCGCCGGTACCAGCTGCCGGGGGTTCAGCTGACGCTCCCATGCGCTCCCGCTACTCACCGGCAGTACAGACACTCGCCGCCGAGCACGGTATTAATCTTGCCGCTGTGCCGGGAACCGGTATGGGCGGCCGTATCACCCGGAAGGATGTGCTGACGTTCCTGGAAAGCGGCGGGGCCGCAGCCGTCCATGCCTCCAATGGCGCAGCTTCGGCAGCCGGACATCAGGCGCAAGAAGCCGCGCAGCAACTTGTGCTGCAGGCTGTTCAGACCGAAGTGCAGGAGCCCGTTCGCCATTCCGGACTGCACCTGAGCGAATCTCCGCGTATTCCGACGATTGAGGTGGAAGGCGGCCGGGGCAGCAGTTCAGAATTTCTGATCGACGTCACCCCGATCCGCAACACGATCGCCACAAGAATGCGCCAGAGTGTCTCGGAGATTCCCCATGCGTGGACAATGATTGAAGTGGATGTGACGAATCTCGTCGTGCTGCGCAATAAGCTTAAAGATGAGTTCAAGCGCAAGGAAGGCATCAACCTGACTTACCTCGCTTTTATGATGAAGGCTGTAGTCAGTGCGATCAAGGATTATCCGATTATGAACTCCGTCTGGGCGGTTGATAAAATCATTGTCAAACGCGACATCAATATTACACTTGCTGTAGGCACCGAAGATTCCGTTATGACACCGGTAATCAAGAAGGCTGATCAGAAGAACATCGCCGGACTTGCCCGGGAGATCGACGAATTAGCGCAAAAGACCCGCGACGGCAAGCTTCGCCTGGAAGATATGCAGGGTGGTACCTTTACCGTTAACAACACCGGTTCTTTCGGCTCTATTCTGTCCTACCCGATTATCAACTACCCGCAGGCGGCAATATTGACCTTTGAATCCATCGTGAAGAAGCCTGTGGTCATCAACGATATGATCGCCGTACGCTCCATGGCCAATATTTGTCTGTCTCTGGATCACCGGATTCTGGATGGAGTCATTTGCGGCCGCTTCCTGCAGCGCGTGAAGGATAACCTGGAAAGCTATACACCGGATACCAAGCTGTATTAA
- a CDS encoding alpha-ketoacid dehydrogenase subunit beta, with amino-acid sequence MAMMEYIDAIRLAMKEEMERDESVFVLGEDVGVKGGVFTTTKGLQEQFGEERVMDTPLAESAIAGVAIGAAMYGMKPIAEMQYSDFMLPATNQIISEAAKIRYRSNNDWNCPVVIRAPIGGGIFGGLYHSQCPESIFFGTPGLKIVAPYSAYDAKGLLKAAVRDPDPVIFFENKKCYKLIKEDVPEDDYTVPIGEANLLRAGSDITVIGYSLPLHFAMQAAEELEREEGITAHILDLRTLQPLDREAIIAAARQTGKVLIVHEDNKTGGIGGEVAAIIAEHCLFELDAPIFRLCGPDVPAMPISPPMEKFFMLSKDKVKAEMLRLAQY; translated from the coding sequence ATGGCAATGATGGAATATATCGATGCGATCCGGCTGGCGATGAAGGAAGAAATGGAACGCGATGAATCTGTGTTCGTGCTGGGTGAGGATGTTGGCGTTAAGGGCGGTGTGTTCACCACTACCAAAGGGCTGCAGGAGCAGTTCGGGGAAGAACGCGTGATGGATACCCCGCTGGCGGAGTCGGCGATTGCCGGAGTGGCCATCGGAGCGGCCATGTACGGCATGAAACCCATTGCCGAAATGCAATATTCGGATTTCATGCTTCCGGCAACCAATCAGATTATTAGCGAAGCGGCCAAAATCCGTTACCGCTCCAATAACGACTGGAACTGCCCGGTTGTTATCCGCGCGCCTATCGGCGGCGGTATATTTGGCGGGCTGTATCATTCCCAGTGCCCCGAATCAATTTTCTTCGGCACACCGGGACTGAAGATTGTGGCGCCTTATTCGGCTTATGACGCCAAAGGTCTGCTGAAGGCAGCGGTCCGTGACCCGGATCCGGTCATATTCTTCGAGAACAAGAAATGCTACAAGCTGATTAAGGAAGACGTGCCGGAAGACGATTATACCGTGCCGATCGGAGAGGCGAACCTGCTGCGCGCAGGCAGCGATATTACGGTGATCGGGTACAGCCTGCCGCTGCATTTTGCGATGCAGGCCGCGGAGGAGCTGGAGCGCGAGGAAGGCATAACGGCACACATACTGGATCTTCGCACGCTGCAGCCGCTGGACCGTGAAGCCATTATTGCCGCTGCCCGCCAGACCGGCAAGGTGCTGATTGTCCATGAGGACAACAAGACAGGCGGAATCGGCGGCGAGGTGGCGGCCATTATTGCCGAGCACTGCCTGTTCGAGCTCGACGCGCCGATCTTCCGGCTCTGCGGCCCTGATGTACCCGCGATGCCGATCAGCCCGCCGATGGAGAAATTCTTCATGCTGAGCAAAGATAAAGTGAAAGCGGAGATGCTCCGGCTGGCGCAATACTAA